From a single Asticcacaulis sp. MM231 genomic region:
- a CDS encoding DUF1345 domain-containing protein, which produces MTSRKTGFLNLTVIRYLRHKPQLVFSLLTGLAVLGFCLGFTHLNGITSALIAWNCFTVPYIALALQAMLTADRASLESHAHLYDDGEGVILLLSILAAILSFVAIIGELATTQNVSDAAKAWHVALSGLTLITAWTYIHIAFAFHYAHGYYAELPRNKGEPSLIFPGTKAPHYMDFLYFAFVIGTSGQTADVDFATTNMRRIGLIHCVTAYLFNATVLALTINIAAGLISSS; this is translated from the coding sequence ATGACGTCACGCAAGACCGGCTTTTTAAATCTCACCGTTATCCGATATCTGCGCCACAAACCCCAACTTGTCTTTTCGCTGCTGACTGGCCTTGCGGTATTGGGTTTTTGCCTTGGTTTCACGCACCTCAACGGCATCACCAGCGCCCTGATCGCGTGGAACTGTTTCACGGTTCCCTACATCGCCCTTGCGCTTCAGGCCATGTTAACCGCCGATCGCGCCAGCCTCGAAAGCCACGCCCACCTTTATGACGATGGCGAAGGGGTGATTCTCCTGCTGTCGATTCTGGCGGCTATTTTGAGTTTCGTCGCCATCATCGGCGAACTGGCGACCACACAGAACGTCAGCGACGCGGCAAAAGCCTGGCATGTCGCCCTCTCCGGCCTGACCCTGATCACCGCCTGGACCTATATCCACATCGCCTTCGCCTTCCATTACGCCCACGGCTATTATGCCGAACTGCCGCGCAACAAGGGCGAGCCGTCGCTAATCTTTCCCGGCACCAAGGCGCCGCACTATATGGATTTTCTCTATTTCGCCTTTGTCATCGGCACATCGGGCCAGACAGCGGATGTCGATTTCGCCACCACCAATATGCGCCGCATTGGCCTGATCCACTGCGTGACGGCCTATCTCTTCAACGCCACGGTTCTGGCCCTGACGATCAATATCGCCGCCGGCTTGATCAGTTCGTCTTGA
- a CDS encoding SRPBCC family protein → MTIAFEHGIELPQPPHQVFALLADYSKVPLWLKRCEGVAKASSGPNKVGDKLRYAYCESGRHGLMDGVITAYEQDRHMAYRYFDKMMAVVVEFHMEPSGEGTRLTHLIDITPHSFMAKLMSPVFKMKLPKQTIQTTENIRDLLAKEAVSL, encoded by the coding sequence ATGACGATCGCTTTCGAACACGGTATTGAACTGCCGCAACCGCCGCATCAGGTTTTTGCCCTCCTGGCAGACTATTCCAAGGTGCCGTTGTGGCTCAAGCGCTGCGAAGGCGTGGCCAAGGCAAGTTCGGGCCCTAACAAGGTGGGCGACAAACTGCGCTATGCCTATTGCGAGAGTGGCCGCCACGGATTGATGGACGGCGTGATCACCGCCTATGAGCAGGATCGTCACATGGCTTACCGCTATTTCGACAAGATGATGGCGGTGGTGGTCGAGTTCCACATGGAGCCTTCCGGCGAGGGCACGCGGCTGACCCACCTGATAGACATCACCCCGCATAGCTTCATGGCCAAACTGATGTCGCCGGTGTTCAAAATGAAGCTGCCGAAACAGACCATCCAGACGACGGAAAATATTCGCGACTTGCTGGCGAAGGAAGCGGTCAGTCTATAG
- a CDS encoding nitronate monooxygenase family protein has product MAIPASLTKNLRFPAVAAPMFLVSGPEIVIATCKAGMIGTFPALNQRTSEGYAEWLDEIKGSLGPEDAAFGVNLIVHNTNTRLMADIQITVQHKVPLVITSLGAVKDIVDAVHSYGGVVFHDIINARHARKAMEAGVDGLILVSAGAGGHAGNQHPFALINEIREFFSGTLLLSGAQSTGADVAAGLMAGADLGYMGTRFIATTEARAVEGYREMLIESTAKDITYTDAISGINANFLTPSLIANGLDPAAAKDPHHKIDMAEELNSEAKAWKTIWSAGQGVGSIHEVLPVADLVSRLKTEFSAAHEAFTARAKLYDL; this is encoded by the coding sequence ATGGCCATTCCCGCTTCCCTGACCAAGAACCTGCGCTTTCCGGCGGTCGCCGCGCCGATGTTTCTTGTCTCCGGTCCGGAGATCGTCATCGCCACCTGCAAGGCCGGCATGATCGGCACCTTCCCCGCCCTCAACCAGCGCACTTCGGAAGGCTATGCGGAATGGCTGGATGAGATCAAGGGCAGCTTAGGCCCCGAAGATGCCGCGTTCGGCGTCAACCTGATCGTTCACAACACCAATACGCGCCTGATGGCCGATATCCAGATCACCGTCCAGCACAAGGTGCCGCTGGTCATCACCTCGCTCGGCGCGGTCAAGGATATCGTCGATGCCGTCCATTCTTACGGTGGCGTGGTGTTCCATGACATCATCAATGCCCGCCACGCCCGCAAGGCGATGGAGGCCGGTGTCGACGGCCTGATCCTGGTTTCGGCCGGCGCCGGCGGTCATGCGGGCAATCAGCACCCCTTCGCCCTGATCAATGAAATCCGCGAGTTCTTCAGCGGCACCCTCCTGCTCTCCGGCGCGCAATCGACCGGCGCCGATGTGGCGGCGGGCCTGATGGCCGGCGCCGACCTTGGCTATATGGGCACGCGTTTTATCGCCACCACCGAGGCCCGCGCCGTCGAGGGCTACCGCGAAATGCTGATCGAGAGCACGGCCAAGGACATCACCTATACCGATGCTATTTCGGGCATCAACGCCAACTTCCTGACACCCTCGCTTATTGCCAACGGCCTCGATCCGGCGGCGGCCAAGGACCCGCACCACAAGATCGACATGGCCGAGGAACTGAACAGCGAGGCCAAGGCGTGGAAGACGATCTGGTCCGCCGGCCAGGGCGTCGGCTCGATCCACGAAGTGCTGCCGGTCGCCGATCTGGTCAGCCGCCTGAAGACGGAGTTCTCCGCTGCCCATGAGGCATTTACCGCGAGGGCGAAGCTATACGATCTATAG
- the queF gene encoding preQ(1) synthase, which yields MSHYTDNLTQLGGGNAVASDPALAVLERVPNPHSDVDYVARFTAPEFTSLCPVTGQPDFAHLVIDYVPGDWLVESKSLKLFLTSFRNHGAFHEDCTIYIAKRLKDLLDPRWLRIGGFWYPRGGIPIDVFWQTGEAPKGVYVPDFGVPTYRGRG from the coding sequence ATGAGCCATTATACCGATAATCTGACCCAATTAGGTGGCGGCAATGCTGTCGCCAGCGATCCCGCCCTGGCCGTGCTGGAGCGCGTGCCCAATCCGCATAGCGATGTCGACTATGTCGCGCGCTTCACGGCGCCGGAATTCACCTCGCTGTGCCCGGTGACCGGCCAGCCGGACTTCGCCCATCTGGTCATTGATTATGTGCCAGGGGACTGGCTGGTCGAGTCGAAATCGCTCAAGCTGTTCCTGACCAGCTTCCGCAATCATGGCGCCTTCCATGAGGATTGCACCATCTATATCGCCAAGCGCCTGAAAGACCTGCTCGACCCGCGCTGGCTGCGCATCGGCGGTTTCTGGTATCCGCGCGGCGGCATCCCGATCGATGTTTTCTGGCAAACAGGTGAAGCGCCCAAGGGCGTCTATGTGCCAGACTTCGGCGTGCCCACCTATCGCGGTCGGGGCTAA